The Numida meleagris isolate 19003 breed g44 Domestic line chromosome 10, NumMel1.0, whole genome shotgun sequence genome includes a window with the following:
- the OGFOD1 gene encoding prolyl 3-hydroxylase OGFOD1 isoform X2 yields MGAKRRGTAGGRGGEKRGRREVAAELCAALGDAALRERAAAAWAGGEPLRHEAVAVEQAPFRHGVLRGLLASPAFAAALGDELLCLGFRERRNDLLSLRQSEELGARPEPHVSALRRALSGALRAWLEAVTRIELEPSIDISCAKYESTDVLLCHDDELEGRRIAFILYLVPPWEKGDGGTLDLFSTDEHFQPQQIIKSLMPSWNTLVFFEVSPVSFHQVSEILSEEKCRLSVSGWFHGPPIERPARYVEAPLPRSPHIPYDHEILYEWVNLVYLEMDSQAQIQEEFEERSEILLKDFLKKEKFLLLCEALENKDIQWSSRGPPNKRLYETAEEDSLPDILKNFLQFLRSEALFLLLSNFTGLKLHFLAPSDEDEDVGEGRASDSAGHSSSKSEEEETEQHADSSTRQPDQPDNISEAQDSETQNASHFASPLAILPE; encoded by the exons ATGGGAGCGAAGCGGCGCGGCACGGCGGGCGGCCGTGGCGGGGAGAAGCGCGGGCGGCGGGAGGTTGCCGCCGAGCTCTGTGCCGCCCTTGGGGACGCGGCGCTGCGGGAGCGGGCGGCAGCGGCTTGGGCCGGCGGGGAGCCGCTCCGACACG AGGCCGTGGCGGTGGAGCAGGCCCCGTTCCGTCATGGCGTGCTGCGCGGCCTCCTGGCCAGCCCGGCCTTCGCGGCGGCTTTGGGTGACGAACTGCTGTGCCTGGGCTTCCGAGAGCGGCGGAACGACCTGCTGTCCCTGCGGCAG TCCGAGGAGCTGGGGGCCAGACCAGAGCCCCATGTCAGCGCGCTGAG GCGGGCGCTGAGCGGGGCCCTGCGAGCATGGCTGGAGGCTGTCACCCGCATCGAGTTGGAGCCCTCCATCGACATCTCCTGCGCCAAGTACGAGAGCACCG ATGTACTGCTGTGCCATGACGATGAGCTGGAAGGTCGGAGAATTGCTTTCATCCTGTACCTCGTGCCACCCTGGGAGAAAGGCGATGGGGGGACACTGGACCTGTTTAGCACAGATG aacACTTTCAGCCACAACAAATCATCAAGTCATTGATGCCTTCGTGGAACACGCTGGTTTTCTTTGAAGTGTCTCCAGTCTCTTTCCACCAG GTGTCAGAGATTCTGTCAGAGGAGAAGTGCCGCTTGTCAGTGAGTGGCTGGTTTCATGGCCCACCAATAGAGCGACCTGCACGCTACGTCGAAGCTCCCTTGCCCAGGAGCCCACACATCCCTTATGAT caTGAAATCTTGTATGAGTGGGTCAATCTAGTTTATTTGGAGATGGACTCCCAAGCTCAAATCCAGGAGGAATTTGAGGAGCGATCAGAAATTCTCCTGAAGGATTTTCTTAAG AAAGAGAAATTTCTACTTCTGTGTGAAGCTTTGGAGAACAAAGACATCCAGTGGAGCAGTCGGGGGCCTCCCAATAAAAG ACTCTATGAGACAGCAGAGGAAGACAGCCTCCCTGACATCCTGAAGAACTTCCTGCAGTTCTTACGCTCAGAGGCCCTGTTTTTACTGCTTTCCAACTTCACTGGCCTAAAGCTGCACTTCTTGGCCCCCTCCGATGAGGACGAGGATGTTGGGGAAGGAAGAGCATCAGAcagtgctgggcacagcagTTCAAAAAGTGAGGAGGAAGAGACTGAACAGCATGCTGATAGCAGTACCCGTCAGCCAGACCAGCCTGACAACATCTCTGAGGCACAAGACAGTGAGACACAGAATG cTAGTCATTTTGCCTCTCCTCTTGCCATACTTCCTGAGTAA
- the AMFR gene encoding E3 ubiquitin-protein ligase AMFR isoform X1: MPLLFLERFPWPSLRTYAALSGLALLAAALSAQRALSAAGEQRAGGPRALDVAYYLLSDSLCVWVLVNTACCVLMLVAKLIQCVVFGPLRVSERQHLKDKFWNFIFYKFIFIFGVLNVQTVEEVVMWCLWFSGLVFLHLMVQLCKDRFEYLSFSPTTPMSSHVRVLTLLVAMLLSCCGLAVVCGVIGYTHGMHTLAFMAAESLLVTVRTAHVILRYVIHLWDLNHEGTWEGKGTYVYYTDFVMELTLLSLDLMHHIHMLLFGNIWLSMASLVIFMQLRYLFHEVQRRIRRHKNYLRVVGNMEARFAVATPEELAVNNDDCAICWDSMQSARKLPCGHLFHNSCLRSWLEQDTSCPTCRMSLNITDSHHVREDHQRENLDENLVPVAVAEGRPRLNQHNHFFHFDGSRIASWLPSFSVEVMHTTNILGITQASNSQLNAMAHQIQEMFPQVPYHVVLQDLQLTRSVEITTDNILEGRIQVPFPTQRAEAGRPASSNSVERHSTDQEAPETVTQTKRVPLELNSRLEEMGELSEMEAEPGEAEDFEARGSRFSKSADERQRMLVQRKEDLLQQARKRYLNKTSDEEVSTEKPSVPEGASADPVTLRRRMLAAAAERRLQMQQNS; encoded by the exons ATGCCGCTGCTGTTCCTGGAGCGCTTCCCCTGGCCCAGCCTGCGCACGTACGCGGCGCTCAGcggcctggccctgctggccgCCGCCCTCAGCGCCCAGCGCGCCCTCAGCGCGGCCGGCGAGCAGCGGGCGGGCGGGCCGCGGGCCCTGGACGTCGCCTACTACCTGCTGTCCGACAGCCTCTGCGTCTGG GTGCTCGTGAACACGGCGTGCTGCGTCCTGATGCTGGTCGCTAAGCTGATCCAGTGCGTGGTGTTCGGCCCGCTGCGCGTCAGCGAGAGGCAG catcTCAAGGATAAGTTCTGGAATTTCATCTTCTACAAGTTCATCTTCATTTTTGGTGTGCTGAATGTTCAGACAGTGGAAGAAGTGGTCATGTGGTGCCTCTGGTTCTCTGGGCTTGTGTTTCTTCATCTCATGGTTCAGCTCTGCAAGGATCGCTTTGAATAT ctgtcCTTCTCTCCAACGACACCCATGAGCAGCCACGTCAGAGTCCTGACCCTGCTCGTCGCCATGCTGCTGTCGTGCTGCGGGCTGGCAGTCGTCTGTGGTGTTATTGGCTACACCCATGGGATGCACACCTTGGCTttcatggcagcagag TCTCTGCTGGTGACTGTCAGAACTGCTCATGTGATTTTGCG ATATGTAATTCATCTCTGGGATCTCAACCATGAAGGAACGTGGGAGGGTAAAGGCACATATGTGTACTACACGGATTTTGTCATGGAGCTGACCTTGCTTTCGCTGGACTTGATGCATCATATCCATATGCTG CTGTTTGGCAATATCTGGCTGTCGATGGCAAGCCTGGTGATCTTCATGCAGCTGCGCTACCTGTTCCACGAGGTGCAGCGAAGGATTCGGCGGCACAAGAACTACCTGCGCGTGGTGGGCAACATGGAGGCCCG GTTTGCAGTTGCAACACCCGAGGAGCTAGCAGTCAATAATGACGACTGTGCCATCTGCTGGGACTCCATGCAGTCCGCACGGAAACTCCCCTGCGGCCATCTCTTCCACAA CTCTTGCCTGCGGTCCTGGCTCGAACAAGACACATCTTGCCCAACGTGCAGAATGTCTCTTAATATCACTGACAGCCATCACGTGAGGGAGGATCACCAAAGGGAGAATCTGGATGAGAACCTGGTCCCCGTGGCAGTAGCAGAAGGCAGACCACGCTTGAACCAGCACAACCACTTCTTCCACTTCGATG GTTCTCGAATTGCCAGCTGGCTGCCCAGTTTTTCAGTAGAAGTGATGCATACTACCAACATCCTTGGTATCACACAAGCCAGCAACTCCCAGCTCAATGCTATG GCCCACCAGATTCAGGAGATGTTCCCTCAGGTTCCTTATCATGTAGTTCTGCAGGATCTGCAGCTAACCCGTTCTGTAGAGATAACCACCGACAACATCTTGGAAGGGCGCATCCAGGTGCCTTTCCCCACGCAG CGTGCAGAGGCTGGTAGGCCGGCTTCGAGCAATTCTGTGGAGCGACACAGCACTGACCAGGAGGCTCCTGAAACAGTCACCCAG ACCAAAAGAGTGCCACTTGAACTCAACTCAAGACTGGAAGAAATGGGAGAACTGAGCGAAATGGAGGCGGAACCCGGTGAAGCAGAAGATTTCGAAGCCAGGGGAAGTCGCTTTTCCAAGTCAGCCGATGAGAGGCAGCGCATGTTGGTTCAGCGGAAGGAGGACTTGTTGCAGCAAGCTCGAAA gcGTTACCTGAACAAAACCTCGGATGAAGAGGTGAGCACGGAGAAGCCCTCTGTGCCCGAGGGAGCCTCTGCCGACCCGGTCACGCTGCGCCGCAGGATGCTGGCGGCCGCCGCCGAGCGGAGACTTCAGATGCAGCAGAACTCTTAG
- the NUDT21 gene encoding cleavage and polyadenylation specificity factor subunit 5 has translation MSVVPPNRSQTGWPRGVNQFGNKYIQQTKPLTLERTINLYPLTNYTFGTKEPLYEKDSSVAARFQRMREEFDKIGMRRTVEGVLIVHEHRLPHVLLLQLGTTFFKLPGGELNPGEDEVEGLKRLMTEILGRQDGVQQDWVIDDCIGNWWRPNFEPPQYPYIPAHITKPKEHKKLFLVQLQEKALFAVPKNYKLVAAPLFELYDNAPGYGPIISSLPQLLSRFNFIYN, from the exons ATGTCCGTGGTACCGCCCAACCGCTCGCAGACCGGCTGGCCCCGCGGGGTGAACCAGTTCGGGAACAAGTACATCCAGCAGACCAAGCCTCTGACGCTGGAGAGGACCATCAACCT GTATCCTCTCACCAATTACACATTTGGCACAAAGGAACCCCTTTATGAGAAAGACAGTTCAGTGGCTGCTCGGTTCCAACGCATGAGAGAAGAGTTTGACAAAATCGGCATGAGGCGAACGGTGGAAGGGGTTCTGATAGTGCACGAGCACCGGCTGCCCCACGTCTTGTTACTGCAGCTGGGTACGACTTTCTTCAAGCT ACCTGGTGGTGAACTCAATCCAGGAGAAGATGAGGTAGAGGGGCTCAAACGCTTAATGACAGag ATACTGGGCCGTCAGGATGGTGTCCAGCAGGACTGGGTGATTGATGACTGCATTGGTAACTGGTGGAGACCAAACTTTGAACCTCCACAG TATCCCTATATCCCGGCTCATATTACTAAACCAAAAGAGCACAAGAAGCTTTTTTTAGTCCAGCTTCAAGAAAAGG CTTTGTTTGCAGTCCCCAAAAATTACAAGCTGGTAGCTGCACCGTTGTTTGAGCTCTATGACAATGCACCAGGATACGGACCCATTATTTCCAGCCTTCCTCAGCTTTTGAGCAG GTTCAACTTTATTTACAACTGA
- the AMFR gene encoding E3 ubiquitin-protein ligase AMFR isoform X2, with protein MLVAKLIQCVVFGPLRVSERQHLKDKFWNFIFYKFIFIFGVLNVQTVEEVVMWCLWFSGLVFLHLMVQLCKDRFEYLSFSPTTPMSSHVRVLTLLVAMLLSCCGLAVVCGVIGYTHGMHTLAFMAAESLLVTVRTAHVILRYVIHLWDLNHEGTWEGKGTYVYYTDFVMELTLLSLDLMHHIHMLLFGNIWLSMASLVIFMQLRYLFHEVQRRIRRHKNYLRVVGNMEARFAVATPEELAVNNDDCAICWDSMQSARKLPCGHLFHNSCLRSWLEQDTSCPTCRMSLNITDSHHVREDHQRENLDENLVPVAVAEGRPRLNQHNHFFHFDGSRIASWLPSFSVEVMHTTNILGITQASNSQLNAMAHQIQEMFPQVPYHVVLQDLQLTRSVEITTDNILEGRIQVPFPTQRAEAGRPASSNSVERHSTDQEAPETVTQTKRVPLELNSRLEEMGELSEMEAEPGEAEDFEARGSRFSKSADERQRMLVQRKEDLLQQARKRYLNKTSDEEVSTEKPSVPEGASADPVTLRRRMLAAAAERRLQMQQNS; from the exons ATGCTGGTCGCTAAGCTGATCCAGTGCGTGGTGTTCGGCCCGCTGCGCGTCAGCGAGAGGCAG catcTCAAGGATAAGTTCTGGAATTTCATCTTCTACAAGTTCATCTTCATTTTTGGTGTGCTGAATGTTCAGACAGTGGAAGAAGTGGTCATGTGGTGCCTCTGGTTCTCTGGGCTTGTGTTTCTTCATCTCATGGTTCAGCTCTGCAAGGATCGCTTTGAATAT ctgtcCTTCTCTCCAACGACACCCATGAGCAGCCACGTCAGAGTCCTGACCCTGCTCGTCGCCATGCTGCTGTCGTGCTGCGGGCTGGCAGTCGTCTGTGGTGTTATTGGCTACACCCATGGGATGCACACCTTGGCTttcatggcagcagag TCTCTGCTGGTGACTGTCAGAACTGCTCATGTGATTTTGCG ATATGTAATTCATCTCTGGGATCTCAACCATGAAGGAACGTGGGAGGGTAAAGGCACATATGTGTACTACACGGATTTTGTCATGGAGCTGACCTTGCTTTCGCTGGACTTGATGCATCATATCCATATGCTG CTGTTTGGCAATATCTGGCTGTCGATGGCAAGCCTGGTGATCTTCATGCAGCTGCGCTACCTGTTCCACGAGGTGCAGCGAAGGATTCGGCGGCACAAGAACTACCTGCGCGTGGTGGGCAACATGGAGGCCCG GTTTGCAGTTGCAACACCCGAGGAGCTAGCAGTCAATAATGACGACTGTGCCATCTGCTGGGACTCCATGCAGTCCGCACGGAAACTCCCCTGCGGCCATCTCTTCCACAA CTCTTGCCTGCGGTCCTGGCTCGAACAAGACACATCTTGCCCAACGTGCAGAATGTCTCTTAATATCACTGACAGCCATCACGTGAGGGAGGATCACCAAAGGGAGAATCTGGATGAGAACCTGGTCCCCGTGGCAGTAGCAGAAGGCAGACCACGCTTGAACCAGCACAACCACTTCTTCCACTTCGATG GTTCTCGAATTGCCAGCTGGCTGCCCAGTTTTTCAGTAGAAGTGATGCATACTACCAACATCCTTGGTATCACACAAGCCAGCAACTCCCAGCTCAATGCTATG GCCCACCAGATTCAGGAGATGTTCCCTCAGGTTCCTTATCATGTAGTTCTGCAGGATCTGCAGCTAACCCGTTCTGTAGAGATAACCACCGACAACATCTTGGAAGGGCGCATCCAGGTGCCTTTCCCCACGCAG CGTGCAGAGGCTGGTAGGCCGGCTTCGAGCAATTCTGTGGAGCGACACAGCACTGACCAGGAGGCTCCTGAAACAGTCACCCAG ACCAAAAGAGTGCCACTTGAACTCAACTCAAGACTGGAAGAAATGGGAGAACTGAGCGAAATGGAGGCGGAACCCGGTGAAGCAGAAGATTTCGAAGCCAGGGGAAGTCGCTTTTCCAAGTCAGCCGATGAGAGGCAGCGCATGTTGGTTCAGCGGAAGGAGGACTTGTTGCAGCAAGCTCGAAA gcGTTACCTGAACAAAACCTCGGATGAAGAGGTGAGCACGGAGAAGCCCTCTGTGCCCGAGGGAGCCTCTGCCGACCCGGTCACGCTGCGCCGCAGGATGCTGGCGGCCGCCGCCGAGCGGAGACTTCAGATGCAGCAGAACTCTTAG